In Leclercia sp. LSNIH1, the genomic stretch TTTCGGCATAGGTAATGGCCGAAACCACGATTCGGTTATTCCGCAGCACTGCCTGCTCCAGCCGTTTAATGACAGCTTCGGGCTGCTCACGCATGATGAACGAGCAAATGTTGGTGTCCAGCATATAGGTCTTGATCACAGGTCAAACCTTCCTTCATCGCTGACGACGTCCCCACGCTCGGCCATAAAGTCCGAATCGGCTTTTTCGAGCTGAGTAAACGAACCCCATGTTGGGCGAACGGGACGAAGGATGATGCTGTCACCTTCCCGGACGATCTCCAGTTCGCTAACTCCCTCAAAATCCAGGTCACGGGGCAGACGAATGGCGCGATTATTGCCATTTTTGAAAATCGATACGGTTCTCATAATATTTCTCCTGATTGGCTGCCTTTTAAGCATATGCTAAGTATATGTAGAGGTGAAGCATATGTATAGATGTGGCATCTTCTGAGTTATGAGGTGTGCATATGTGAGACACGCAAAGCACGTCCCGCAAAGTAAACTGTCTGGAGAATGCCTGCGCTGAGTGTTTTTCGGGACGTTAAAATCAGAATGCTTCTACATCCGTAAACTCAACGATGTTGACTAGCTGAAGGTCATTCTTGAGGATTACATTCGGTACTACAACACGCGACGAATCAGCCTTAAATTTAACGGCCTCAGCCCGGTTGAATACCTCCTGAAGACCTACCCGCTGCGGCTTTAGCCACGTTATCCTGATTTCACCTAGACGGTCTGATGTTGGCAAGGGCATTACGAGGCCTGACGGCCCTCAGCAGTATTGATACCAGCCCTGTTGTTGCGGGGCGTTTCTGATGTTCCGGACACGGCCAGGCTGAAATGAACAGCATTCAAAATGAGCAAAAAGTGCTTCTCGTAAAAAATTTACAAATCTTTTTTGCAGGAAAACATGCCTCTAATTCGCAACAGGAAGCCCGGAGAGCGATTCTTCGTTACGCATAAGGCCAATTGTGTTTCAACAGTAAAAACTGTTTCTGAGGCCTTTGGTTGCGAATAGTGGGCTATTAACGCGTATTCCCGTAACGCTGAAAAGTCATGAATAGCTATGAATAGCAGTGACCTTGCAGGTAAACGTCAGGTTTATTACTATTCAGGCATCGATACTG encodes the following:
- the vapB gene encoding type II toxin-antitoxin system VapB family antitoxin, with translation MRTVSIFKNGNNRAIRLPRDLDFEGVSELEIVREGDSIILRPVRPTWGSFTQLEKADSDFMAERGDVVSDEGRFDL